Part of the Paeniglutamicibacter sulfureus genome, GGATCGGCGGCGGCATCGGCATCCTCGGCGGCTCCCTCGCCGCCAGCGCCGCGCCCTTCCTGCTCGGCCCCGCCACCACGGTGCTACCCATCCTCGGCGTATTTGTGCTCGGCCTGGCCGGGGCAGCGCTCGCCGTCTCCCGCGTCACCAAGGTCGATCCGCTCATCGCCCTGGGCGGCAACTAGCCCCACAGGCCACGATGACGTCCGCGCGTCTTTCCCAACGTCTGCCCCCACCTTCCCCGCAAAGGATTTGAATGAACACCGCCGCCACCGGCATAACCGCAACCGCCAACATGCCCCTGCAATTGATCGACCTGACCCTGGAATACCCGGACGGGCAGGGCACCGTCAAGGCCCTGGACGCCGTCAACCTCGGCGTCGGTGCCGGCCAGATGCTCTCGCTCATCGGTCCCTCGGGGTCGGGCAAGTCCTCCCTGCTGGCGGCCGCGGCAACATTGATCCGCCCCGCCAGCGGGCTGGTCATCATCGACGGGACAACCGCCAGCGACCTGAACGATGCCCAGATGACCACTTTGCGTCGCGAGAAGGTCGGCATCATCTTCCAGCAGCCCAACCTGTTGGCCTCGCTGACGGCAGTCGAGCAACTCATGATTTCCGACCACTTGCGCGGCAAGCCGCTGAAGCCCGCGAAGGCCCGGGCCCTGGAACTGCTGGAAATCGTTGGTTTGGCCGACAGCGCCAAGAAGCGCCCGCACCAGCTTTCCGGCGGTCAGCGCCAGCGCGTGAACATCGCCCGCGCCCTGATGGGAGAGCCAAAGGTGTTGCTGGTCGACGAGCCCACCGCGGCACTGGACAACACGCGCAGCGAGTCCATTGTGCGGCTGTTGGCCCATGTGACCAAGGAGTTCTCCGTGGCCACCGTGATGGTCACGCACGATACCGAATTCATCTCGCTCACCGATGCCGTCGCCTCAATGCGCGACGGCGTGCTCGGACTCC contains:
- a CDS encoding ABC transporter ATP-binding protein, whose product is MNTAATGITATANMPLQLIDLTLEYPDGQGTVKALDAVNLGVGAGQMLSLIGPSGSGKSSLLAAAATLIRPASGLVIIDGTTASDLNDAQMTTLRREKVGIIFQQPNLLASLTAVEQLMISDHLRGKPLKPAKARALELLEIVGLADSAKKRPHQLSGGQRQRVNIARALMGEPKVLLVDEPTAALDNTRSESIVRLLAHVTKEFSVATVMVTHDTEFISLTDAVASMRDGVLGLPELVGV